CCCTACACGTGCATCTGATCATAATATTTAAATTAAAATCTACACACCTTCTCAGATTTCTTATCCTATGTCAATTCGGTCTTCGGTCAGGAACACGTACTTTTGCATCACATTTAAACAAACAATTATCTAAAATGAAAAATCTATCAATCTTTGCGCTATCCGTATTTATGTTGGCAGCATCATGTAAAGAATCGAAAACCGACAGCGCAACTGTATCTACCGAGCAGGCTGTTGCAGAAACTGCGGGCGAAACTTTCAGCGTAAATTCAGACAGCAGCACTGTAAACTGGACGGCTTACCACAAGGGCGGCTTAAACCCAAGATTCGGTACCACCAAAGCTTCAGGTACATTTTCGGTTGAAAACGGCAACATCGTCTCAGGAAGCCTTGTTTCAGATATCAATTCCCTTACAACGGATCCAAAAGCAGTTGACCCTTCTATCAACGATGGCAAAACCTCCGCTGACCTTGATGGACATTTGAAAAGTGCAGATTTCTTTGACGTTGCAAAATATCCAAGCGTGAAATTCGACATCACCAAAGTGGAAGACCTTGCAGCCGGAACTGCAAGTAAAGTGGAAGGCGCCAACAAAACAGTGAGCGGTAACCTTACCATTAAAGACAAAACCGTAAACGTAAGCTTCCCGGCGAAAGTGGAAGTTACTGAGGGCAAAGTGAACGTAACGTCAAAATTCACCATCAACAGACAGGATTGGGGCTTGGCTTACGGAACTGAAGGCGATCCTAAAGATTGGATGATCTCTCAGGATGTAGATCTGGACCTTAATATTGTTGCAGGAAAGTAATCATAGTAATATATTTTTTTTGGAAGGGCTGCATTTTGGTGCAGCCTTTTTTGTGCATAAATTGTCGTAAAATAACGTGCTTCAGCGCGGTTTTGGGTTTCCGGGGCGATTTTTGCTAACTTCACGTCGCTAAAAAAATAACATATGAACCCGACGATGATTCAGTTTTTCCATTGGTATTCAGATGGCGACGCGCAGTTGTATGAACAGGTAAAAAATTCAGCAGACTACCTGCGCGAATTAGGAATTTCTTCGGTCTGGCTTCCACCTGCATACAAAAGCGCCGGCGGCGGTTTTTCGGTTGGTTATGATCCGTATGACCTGTATGATTTAGGCGAATTCGATCAAAAAGGGACGGTTTCAACAAAATATGGAAACAGACAGCAACTCGTTGAAGCGTGCAGGAGCCTGCAGCAGAACGGCATTTCAGTCATCGCAGATATCGTCCTGAACCACAAGGCCGGCGGTGACGAAAAAGAAATATTTCATGCCGTGAAAGTTGATCCTGAAAACCGCCAGCAAAACATCTCCGAACCGTTTGAGATCGAAAGCTATACAAAATTCACATTTCCGGGCAGAGGCGACCAATACTCAGAATTTAAGTGGAATTTCCAGTGTTTTTCGGGCGTTGACTATGCAGAAGGCCACGATGGTATTTTCCAGATTATCCACGATCATGGCGACGGTTGGGAAGAAATGATTGATGACGAAAAAGGCAACTACGATTTCCTGATGTATAATGATATTGAGCACCGCAACCCCTTTGTCCGCGAAGAACTGCACACCTGGGGAAAATGGTACCACGACCAGATTTTTTTTGATGGTGTACGCCTCGACGCAGTGAAGCATCAGACGCCGGAGTTTTACAAAGGGTGGCTATACACGCTTCGGGCAGATACCGGAAAAAATATCTTTGCAGTGGGCGAATATTGGGCTCCCGGCGAGCTGCACCTGCTTCAGAAATATATCGACGCCACCGAGGGCAGCATGAGCCTGTTCGATTCTTCGCTTCAGCACAATTTTCACCAGGCTTCAAACCAGGGCGCGGATTACGATTTACGGCAGATTTTCGATGAAACCCTAACGCTGGCAAACCCGCTCCTGTCGGTTACGGTGGTCGATAACCACGATACACAGCCACTTCAGGCACTTGAAGCACCCGTTGAATATTGGTTCAAACCACTTGCATATGCGCTGATTCTGCTGCGTGAAAACGGTTATCCGTGTGTTTTTTACCCCGATCTTTTCGGTGCGCACTACACCGATAAAGATGCCGAGGGAAACGACCGCGAAATCTTCCTCAATAAAGTTGAAAAAATAGAAGAATTACTGAAAGCCCGTCAGCTCTTTGCCTACGGACCTCAGCGCGATTATTGGGAAGACGCCAACTGCCTTGGCTGGGTTCGCGAAGGCGACGGTGAACATCCGGGGTGCGCTGTGGTGCTTAGCAACAAAGATGCTTACACAAAGCCAATGGAGATGGGCCTTACATATGCCGGACAGAATTTTTACGATTATCTGGGATGGTTCCCGGAGCAGGTTACGATTGAAGAAAACGGTTGGGGAAACTTCCCGGTGCCCGCAGGAAACGTGAGTGTTTGGGTACCCGCCTAAATTTTTATTCAGCAGCATGGAGAGTGAGCTTTTTTCCACCACACTACCGGCTTTCCACTGTATCCCGCAACCGCTGTCGCGGCTTCGGGGATGCCGTTTCAATCCGGGCTAAAAGATCATTTCCTCAACTTTTCAACGGACAGATTTTTCAAAGAAACGTCCTGAAATTTAGGTTCAAAACCACCTTCAAATACAGCATAAAATTTTAGTATTATTTTATACTAATATTTTCTTATTTGAATGGTTTTATTGCTATTTTTGCATCCACAATTTAACATAATCAAATGAATTTCGAGCGCATCCAGGAAAAACTGGAGATCCTTGCCGACGCTGCAAAGTACGATGTATCCTGCTCTTCGAGTGGCGGAACCCGAAAAAATAAAGGCGGGCTGGGCAACAGCCATGCTTCGGGGATTTGCCATACTTATACCGAAGACGGCCGATGCGTTTCGCTGCTCAAAATTCTGCTCACAAATCACTGTATTTACGATTGCGCCTACTGTGTTTCGAGAAAAACAAATGACGTTAAACGTGCCGCGTTCACTGTTGAAGAAGTAGTGGAACTCAGCATCAATTTTTACCGCAGAAATTATATTGAAGGTCTTTTTCTGAGTTCAGGCATTTTTAAAGATTCAGACACCACGATGGAAAGACTCGTTCGGGTGGCAAAAAAACTCAGGCTCGAACATAATTTTAACGGTTACATCCACCTGAAATCAATTCCCGGCGCCAGCGATGAATTGATGAAAGAAGCAGGATTGTATGCGGACCGACTCTCAATCAACATCGAAATCCCAACCGAAAAAGGACTCAAACTCCTCGCACCCGATAAGTCGCATTCTGAAATGATCAAACCGATGACTTTGGTTAAAAATGAACTTATCCTATACAAAGAAGAAAAGAAAATTTTCCGCAAAGTGCCAAAATTTTCTCCCGCAGGCCAGTCAACGCAGATGATTGTGGGCGCCACCAATGAAACCGATCTGAAAATTATTAAAGTAGCCGATCATTTTTACCAGAATTTCAACTTAAAGCGGGTTTATTATTCGGGATACGTGCCAGTTTTGGAGGACAGCCGCTTACCTTCGATTCATTCTCAGGTTCCAATCCAACGCGAAAACCGACTTTATCAGGCGGATTGGCTGATGCGTTTTTACGGTTTTGAAGCCAACGAAATCCTCGATCCCACAAATCCTTTTCTCGATCTTGAAATCGATCCGAAACTTGCCTGGGCACTGCGGAACCGTGAACAGTTTCCGGTAAACATCAACACCGCAACCAAAGAAATGATTTTGCGCGTTCCCGGAATCGGCACAAAATCTACGGACAAAATTCTGATGGCAAGAAGATTCCAGAAACTCAACCTAGAAAATTTAAAGAAAATGGGCGTCGCAATAAACCGAGCAAAATATTTTGTTGAATTTGAGAGCACGAATGTTTTCAACCGCCTGATCGATGAGCAGAATTTCCGCAAAATAATTCTTTCGGGAATGAAATCGAAATATCAAAATCCTTTTTCAGAACAGCTTTCTCTGTTTTAACTGCTAATGACGACTTTAGTTTACGACGGTTCATTTGGCGGCCTGCTGACAGCGGTTTTTGAAGTATTCGAATACCGTTTCCATCTGGCGGAAATAATCAGCAAAGAAAATTTTCATAACGAGACTTTCTTTTCGGAAGTTCACGAAGTTTTAACAGACGAAAACAAAGCCGACCGCGTCACAAAAAAACTCGAAAAAAATTTAGGAAAAAGCGGCGTCAAGCAGTTGTTGCTGGTCTATCTCTCCGAAATGCCAAATTCCGGAAACTTAATTCTTTCGGCCGTGCGCCAATCCATTAAAAATCCTGAGCAAAATATCCTTCAAAATTTTGGTGATCGAGACATCATGGACATTGCGAAGATATGCAAAAGCATGAGCCGCGAAATTCACCGCTTGCATGCTTTTGTACGTTTTGAAAAACTGGAGGACGGGATGTTCTTTGCAAAAGTGGAACCCGATTTCAATGTATTGGCGGTGGGTTTCAAATTTTTCCGAGACCGGTATGCCGACCAGAAATGGATGATTTATGATCTGAAAAGGAAATTCGGCGTCATTTATGATTTAAACTCCACCGAGTTTTTTTATCCCGAAAATGATCAGTTATATGCTTTAGAAAACTCGCGCAACATGCATCATGACGAGGAAAAAAAATACAGCCGGCTGTGGCAGCGTTATTTTACCAAAACAAATATCGTGGAACGAAAAAACATGAAGCTGCACATACAGCACGTCCCGAAACGTTACTGGAAATATCTTACCGAAAAATTTTAGAGCCAGGCTGATTAAACTGAAATTTTAGGAAATCTTTAAGACAACTCATCAGCGTCTTTCAGTAAATTTGACGGTTATTCAAAACTTTAAAAAAAATATAAATTCATGAGCAATACACAGGTAAAAGCTTTCGGCACCGAAGCAAAAGATAAAGACTTGGAGCTGATGCAGATCGAGCGCCGCGAAGTACGACCAACAGACATCGAAATTGAGATACTTTACTGCGGCGTTTGCCACAGCGATTTACATACTGCCCGCAACGATTGGGGCGGCACAAAATATCCATCGGTTCCTGGGCACGAAATTGTGGGCCGAATTACTAATGTTGGCGCGGAAGTAACCAAATTTAAAGTGGGCGATCTTGCCGGCGTTGGCTGCCTCGTTGATTCGTGCCGCGAGTGCGAAAGCTGCAAAAAAGACCTTGAGCAATATTGCCTTAACGGTTCCGTCGGAACCTATAACGGGAAAGACCAGTTTCTTGGCGGCCACACTTTCGGAGGTTATTCGGAAAAAGTGGTTGTGGATGAGGCTTTCGGACTGCACATTCCGGAAAACTTAGACTTAAAGGCTGTAGCTCCGTTATTGTGCGCAGGCGTAACAACGTGGTCACCACTGAAACACTGGGACGTAAAAGAAGGCAGCAAAGTGGCTGTAGTAGGACTTGGAGGCCTTGGTCACATGGCGATTAAACTGGCTAAAGGACTCGGCGCGGAAGTTACTTTGTTTTCGCGAAGCCCCGATAAAATTCAGGATGCCTTGGATCTGGGAGCAGATCACGTGGTAATTTCAACCTACGAAAACGAAATGAAAGCGGTAAAAGGGAAATTCGACCTCATCATCGACACCGTTCCTTACGACCACGACATCAATCCTTATATTACGACGTTAAACATCAGCGGAACGATCGTATTGGTAGGGTATCTGGGCAAAATGGAAGACCTTCTTTTCACCGTACCACTGATTGTTGGGCGGAAATCTGTAGCAGGTTCCGTAATTGGCGGCATCAAAGAAACGCAGGATATGCTCGATTTTTGCGGCGAGCACAACATTCTTCCCGAAATTGAAATGATCAAAATGCAGGACATCAACCAGGCCTACGAGCGTATGCTGAAAAGCGATGTACGTTACCGTTTTGTAATTGATATGCAAAGTTTAAAGAACTAAACAGTATTTATTTAGCGATCTAAATAATCCGGCGGAAATATTTTCTGCCGGATTTTTAATTTAAAATTTCGCTCTATTATTCATCGCCACCGATTTGAGTAAATCTGTTAATTTCTCATAATTGTAGATAAAAAACCTACATTTGTGTTGATTTTAATGTGCCCATGAAAAAACTTTTACCCTTTTTATTTATTTTTATTTATTCTGCTTTTTCAGCCCAGCTTGACAGGGAACACTGGTTTGCTCCGATGTATGACGGGCAAAGCAATACAGGCCCTTCGCAGTTTTTACACCTCTCAACCAATGAAACTGTTCCCTTTAACGTAAATGTTTACAGCAATAACGTGGTGGTTTACCAGCGCACGATAAGCAAAGGAAGCCCGGCAATAATCAGCATAGCCCGGCATTATATTATCACCACTTCAACTTCGGATTTACACAGGGTCGGCACCAAAGGCCTTTATGTAAAGGCGGACAAACCGTGCTTTGCGAACCTTCGTTTTAAAGTGACTAACCACGCTGAAATCATTACATCCAAAGGCACCGCAGGGATCGGTAAGAAATTTTACACCGTAATGGCGCCTAATCTCCAGGGTTCTTCCAACCTTGGTGCCTCAGCAAGTTTCTTAGCCACAGAAGACAATACCTTAGTGACGGTAAATAATTTTAAAAAGGTACTTACCTTTAATAGTTATGGATCTGCCGCCAGCTTCACTTTCACATTAAACAAAGGGCAATCTTATATTATCGACGGCAGGGCGGCCAACATGAATAACCGCGACGGATTAATTGGCGCCACCGTTACGGCCGACAAACCAATCTCCATGAGCAATGGAAATTTTAACGGTCAGTACGCGACGTCTGACACCAGCGAAGGATCGGATATTTTGATGGATCAGTCGGTTCCTGTTGATAAACTGGGGGATGAGTTCGCGATCGTAAAAGGGTACGGAGAGATAGGAAACAATATGGAAGGAGCTGTTGTGGTTGCAACCGAAAACAACACCGCGATCTACCTTAACGATTCCGCAACACCTTTTGCTACACTTGCTGCAGCCGGAGATTTTTATGTTATCAATGAAATAAATTACGTCAACCGTGGGAACGATCATTATAACCTCCGTATAAAAACCGACAAGAATGTGTATGTCTATCAGCTGCTTGGCGGCGTGAAGGACGGCGACGCGTTTCTTGCAACCGGCGGCATGAACTATATACCACCACTGAACTGTTATTTACCAAAAAGAATTGATGAGATCAGCAACATCAATAAAATTGCGTTAAGCGATCCCACCGAATACTTTCTTACCAAACTGAATATAATCACTGCGAAAGGTGCGGTTGTAAAAGTTAACGGTGTAGTGCCTGACCCCGAATTTGGTCCTTTTGAAACATCGAATATCCCAACCGACCAGGAATGGGTAACCTACTCTATCCCCGGTGTTACGGGTAATATCACGATCGAATCTGATAAAGCAGTAACCGCCGGAATCGCAAGTGGTAATGCGGCGTTCGGCTATGGTGGCTACTTCGCAGGATTTTCTGCGATTCCGCTTATTTTAAAAACCGAAGGCGACTGTTTACCCGGCGTGAAACTTGAGGTTACAGCAGGTTTCGATTCTTATGAATGGCTGATTAAAAACACCGACGGCACCTACAGCCCGGCTCCCGGGGTTAATAACACGTATACCTACGAGCCACCGCAGGCGGGTATCTATGCGGTTAGGGTGAAACAGGGAACCTGTGAGGAAATACAGACTCAGGATTTTAAATTTTACAACTGTACAACGTACACCAACACCGATTACGATTCGTGTGGTACTGAAACTATAACGCCTACATTTTCACTGAGCACGCAGGCTGTAAACCCGTCGACCGTCACTTTAGTAACCCCGCCAACCAAAGGAACCGTAACGATTGCCGCGAGCGGCGTAATTACTTATACTGCAAACCCTGGTGCGTCGGGCTTAGATACTTTTAAATATTCGTTCTGCGGTACTGGTGCAATTCCCGACTGTGAAACCGCACAAGCAAGTATCTTCATGATTGAGAAAAGAGACGATGCCATACTGCAGGAATGTTCGACAAACGGCATTGCGGTTTATAACCTCACGCTGGCTAACGTAACATCAGACAACACTTTAACGAAGAGCTATTTCACTACCCAAAATGGTGCTCAGAACAACGTTGCTGCTGAGCAGATCTCAGACTTTACCAGTTACAGTTCGGGCGATACCTCCGTTTATGTACGGCTGGTTAACAGCAAGGGCTGTATCTCGGTGGCCAAAATTCAGCTTAAGGCAAAACTTGCTCCCGAAGTAATGGCCGAACTGTACACAAAACTCCACTGCGACGAAGATGTCGACGGTAAAATAGACGGAATCTACAAAGTTGATTTAAGTACCGTTACCCCGATTGTTTTAGTACAGGCATCAGATTTTACAGTGCGTTATTACAATGACGGACCCAGCGCAACTGCAGGTCTTAACAATAATATTACAGGAATCTTAGAGTTTGCGGCCAACCGTTC
This window of the Flavobacteriaceae bacterium 3519-10 genome carries:
- a CDS encoding Cytoplasmic alpha-amylase, giving the protein MNPTMIQFFHWYSDGDAQLYEQVKNSADYLRELGISSVWLPPAYKSAGGGFSVGYDPYDLYDLGEFDQKGTVSTKYGNRQQLVEACRSLQQNGISVIADIVLNHKAGGDEKEIFHAVKVDPENRQQNISEPFEIESYTKFTFPGRGDQYSEFKWNFQCFSGVDYAEGHDGIFQIIHDHGDGWEEMIDDEKGNYDFLMYNDIEHRNPFVREELHTWGKWYHDQIFFDGVRLDAVKHQTPEFYKGWLYTLRADTGKNIFAVGEYWAPGELHLLQKYIDATEGSMSLFDSSLQHNFHQASNQGADYDLRQIFDETLTLANPLLSVTVVDNHDTQPLQALEAPVEYWFKPLAYALILLRENGYPCVFYPDLFGAHYTDKDAEGNDREIFLNKVEKIEELLKARQLFAYGPQRDYWEDANCLGWVREGDGEHPGCAVVLSNKDAYTKPMEMGLTYAGQNFYDYLGWFPEQVTIEENGWGNFPVPAGNVSVWVPA
- a CDS encoding Alcohol dehydrogenase, whose translation is MSNTQVKAFGTEAKDKDLELMQIERREVRPTDIEIEILYCGVCHSDLHTARNDWGGTKYPSVPGHEIVGRITNVGAEVTKFKVGDLAGVGCLVDSCRECESCKKDLEQYCLNGSVGTYNGKDQFLGGHTFGGYSEKVVVDEAFGLHIPENLDLKAVAPLLCAGVTTWSPLKHWDVKEGSKVAVVGLGGLGHMAIKLAKGLGAEVTLFSRSPDKIQDALDLGADHVVISTYENEMKAVKGKFDLIIDTVPYDHDINPYITTLNISGTIVLVGYLGKMEDLLFTVPLIVGRKSVAGSVIGGIKETQDMLDFCGEHNILPEIEMIKMQDINQAYERMLKSDVRYRFVIDMQSLKN
- a CDS encoding YCE I like family protein precursor, producing the protein MHLIIIFKLKSTHLLRFLILCQFGLRSGTRTFASHLNKQLSKMKNLSIFALSVFMLAASCKESKTDSATVSTEQAVAETAGETFSVNSDSSTVNWTAYHKGGLNPRFGTTKASGTFSVENGNIVSGSLVSDINSLTTDPKAVDPSINDGKTSADLDGHLKSADFFDVAKYPSVKFDITKVEDLAAGTASKVEGANKTVSGNLTIKDKTVNVSFPAKVEVTEGKVNVTSKFTINRQDWGLAYGTEGDPKDWMISQDVDLDLNIVAGK
- a CDS encoding Uracil-DNA glycosylase, whose protein sequence is MTTLVYDGSFGGLLTAVFEVFEYRFHLAEIISKENFHNETFFSEVHEVLTDENKADRVTKKLEKNLGKSGVKQLLLVYLSEMPNSGNLILSAVRQSIKNPEQNILQNFGDRDIMDIAKICKSMSREIHRLHAFVRFEKLEDGMFFAKVEPDFNVLAVGFKFFRDRYADQKWMIYDLKRKFGVIYDLNSTEFFYPENDQLYALENSRNMHHDEEKKYSRLWQRYFTKTNIVERKNMKLHIQHVPKRYWKYLTEKF